From Desmodus rotundus isolate HL8 chromosome 10, HLdesRot8A.1, whole genome shotgun sequence, one genomic window encodes:
- the SYNM gene encoding synemin isoform X2 produces MLSWRLHTGPEKVELQELNARLYDYVCRVRELERENLLLEEELRGRRGQEGLEAEGQARWAEEARSLRQQLDELSWATALAEGERDALRRELRELGLLAEEARAARRRLDAELSAERRELQEALGARAALEALLGRLQAERRGLDAAREREVRELRARSAGLTLRYSARAARPAAPPQRLQEVRDSYTLLVEESWRETIQLYEDKVRELEETLRRDQESRRQAEEERRLCAEEAEALQRQALELEQLRALLEDELLRMREAYELQAEERQSAIAHLEDEKAALTLAMANRLRDYQDLVQVKTGLSLEVATYRALLEGESNPETLILTERIESLPQEFRNTSYQYTSSVLQRENERNRFLKHKPPSGSFHRSWAQPEPQTAIGTASRRRALGPGYPSLTTSWQENAYEKTANGQASFRAFSPMSRLSRKTEVQVRTFPTRSRPEGTKAGGLARESTLTQESYQGRRDNVVAGASESAWSHERTVILGKKTEAQVTREQERNRPGTVQTKREEKLFDSKEKASEERNLRWEELTKLDKEARMRETQQMRDKAKGKESLKEKRVTEREVPISLEVSRGSTAEGTPKGVQTPLHKDVGGGPGGGVGTRETRFRLDTRDATGSLKGDSVTETIAENIVSSVLKQFTQSPDTEASADSFPDTKVTYVGRKELPGEKKTKTEIVVESKLTEEIDVTDEAGLDYLLSKDARDKVGLKGKSTERMIGDIINIGLKGREGRAKVVNVEITEEPMSYVGSGEAHEFPTPFHVEEADDASPGSKGLVEGEGYGETEVTFSMSQHRKTKLPQESITHVEEVTEAGDSEGEQSYFVSTPDEAPEHDAGRDRDEGSVYGQIHIEEESTIRYSWQDEIVPVSRRRLTRDHGLGEMVVEPPAVPEPSLEGHVGSPHWIEQTSSGEFHAETTVVEKEIKIPHEFHTSIKRDFREPRHQLVEVIGQLEENLPERVKEELSALTSEDQGGLGNLSVDVKKVQTLGREAVTLVAEVNLSQTVDADQLDLEELSKDEADAIEKAVESVVRDTLAKRHSPAPGSPERDPGVAAPAAGFGFKRWATQELYRASDEDGDTGLASRGAERVPSHGPVSATVEVTSPRGFAQSHVLEDVAQSVRHITIGPTGIWRTERVPPEAPPAGEMDVSHTEATPSWTPAATALSPAGMEAEAHSGAWRDAGRGGDRAASVSAQGREQAEFHKTVQLQRMVDRRSVVSDEKKVAVLYLDNQGEDDEGHWF; encoded by the exons ATGCTGTCCTGGCGGCTCCACACGGGCCCCGAGAAGGTCGAGCTGCAGGAGCTCAACGCCCGGCTCTACGACTATGTGTGCCGGGTGCGGGAGCTGGAGCGCGAAAACCTGCTCCTGGAAGAGGAGCTGCGCGGCCGGCGCGGGCAGGAGGGACTGGAGGCCGAGGGGCAGGCGCGCTGGGCCGAGGAGGCGCGCAGCTTGCGGCAGCAGCTGGACGAGCTGAGCTGGGCCACGGCGCTGGCCGAGGGAGAGCGCGATGCGCTGAGGCGCGAGCTGCGGGAGCTGGGGCTGCTAGCCGAGGAGGCGcgcgccgcccgccgccgccTGGACGCCGAGCTGAGCGCGGAGCGGCGCGAGCTGCAGGAGGCTCTGGGCGCGCGCGCCGCCCTGGAGGCGCTGCTGGGCCGGCTGCAGGCCGAGCGCCGTGGCCTCGACGCGGCCCGTGAGCGCGAAGTTCGAGAACTTCGCGCGCGCTCCGCCGGCCTGACCCTGCGCTACAGCGCCCGGGCCGCCCGCCCCGCCGCGCCCCCACAGCGCCTGCAGGAGGTGCGCGACAGCTACACGCTGCTGGTGGAGGAGTCGTGGCGGGAGACCATACAGCTGTACGAGGACAAGGTGCGCGAGCTGGAGGAGACACTTCGGCGCGACCAGGAGAGCCGGCGCCAGGCGGAGGAGGAGAGGCGGCTGTGCGCCGAGGAAGCGGAGGCGCTTCAGCGCCAGGCGCTGGAGTTGGAGCAGTTGCGTGCGCTGCTCGAGGACGAGCTGCTGCGGATGCGCGAGGCCTACGAGCTGCAGGCGGAGGAGCGGCAG AGTGCGATTGCCCACCTGGAGGACGAGAAGGCAGCCCTCACCCTGGCCATGGCCAACCGGCTGCGGGACTATCAAGACCTCGTGCAGGTGAAGACTGGCCTCAGCCTGGAGGTGGCAACCTACCG CGCCTTATTGGAAGGAGAAAGTAACCCGGAGACATTGATCTTGACTGAGCGCATCGAGAGCCTGCCACAag AGTTCAGAAACACATCCTACCAGTACACCAGCTCGGTGTTACAGAGGGAAAACGAAAGAAATCGGTTTCTGAAGCACAAGCCACCTTCTGGAAGCTTCCATCGCAGCTGGGCACAGCCCGAGCCGCAGACAGCCATTGGAACCGCTTCCAGAAGACGCGCCCTGGGCCCAGGATATCCTTCCCTTACCACCTCCTGGCAGGAGAACGCCTATGAAAAAACTGCCAACGGTCAAGCCAGCTTCAGAGCTTTCTCTCCAATGTCCAGGCTTTCAAGAAAGACTGAAGTTCAAGTGCGAACATTCCCTACTAGATCGAGACCTGAAGGCACAAAGGCTGGTGGTTTAGCCCGAGAGTCCACCCTCACCCAGGAGTCATACCAAGGACGCAGGGACAATGTGGTGGCAGGTGCTTCTGAAAGCGCCTGGTCCCATGAGAGGACTGTCATTTTGGGAAAGAAAACGGAAGCTCAAGTCACaagggagcaggagagaaacagaccAGGAACCGTCCAAACGAAGCGAGAGGAGAAACTGTTTGATTCTAAGGAGAAGGCTTCAGAGGAGAGAAACCTGCGGTGGGAGGAGCTGACCAAGTTAGATAAAGAAGCAAGAATGAGGGAGACCCAGCAAATGAGGGACAAGGCGAAGGGGAAGGAGTCATTGAAGGAGAAACGTGTGACAGAAAGAGAGGTCCCGATCAGTCTAGAAGTATCCCGGGGCAGCACAGCAGAAGGGACCCCGAAAGGTGTCCAGACTCCCCTACACAAAGACGTGGGTGGTGGTCCAGGCGGAGGGGTGGGCACGAGGGAGACGCGGTTCAGGTTGGACACCAGGGATGCCACAGGCTCTCTGAAAGGCGATTCCGTGACCGAAACCATAGCAGAAAATATCGTGTCCAGTGTCCTGAAGCAGTTCACCCAGTCTCCCGACACGGAAGCATCTGCGGATTCTTTTCCGGACACAAAAGTCACTTACGTGGGCAGGAAAGAGCTTCCTGGGGAAAAGAAAACGAAGACGGAGATCGTGGTGGAGTCAAAACTGACCGAGGAAATCGATGTGACCGATGAAGCTGGCCTGGATTACCTGTTGAGCAAGGACGCGAGGGATAAAGTCGGGCTGAAAGGAAAATCCACCGAGCGGATGATCGGAGACATAATCAACATCGGtctgaaagggagggaggggagggcgaAAGTGGTCAACGTGGAGATCACCGAAGAGCCCATGAGCTATGTAGGCAGTGGGGAGGCCCACGAATTTCCTACCCCATTCCACGTGGAGGAGGCCGATGACGCGTCTCCTGGCTCCAAGGGGCTCGTCGAGGGGGAAGGTTACGGAGAAACAGAGGTCACGTTCTCCATGAGTCAACATAGGAAGACCAAGCTGCCCCAAGAGAGCATAACTCATGTTGAAGAAGTGACAGAGGCAGGTGACTCGGAGGGAGAGCAGAGCTATTTTGTGTCGACCCCTGACGAGGCCCCGGAGCACGACGCCGGGCGTGACAGGGATGAAGGCTCCGTGTACGGGCAGATCCACATCGAAGAAGAATCCACCATCCGGTACTCCTGGCAAGATGAAATTGTGCCGGTGTCTCGGCGAAGACTAACGAGGGACCACGGGTTGGGAGAGATGGTGGTGGAGCCACCAGCTGTCCCAGAACCGTCTCTGGAGGGGCACGTGGGTTCTCCACACTGGATAGAACAAACCAGCAGCGGCGAATTTCATGCTGAAACCACGGTGGTTGAAAAGGAGATTAAGATACCCCATGAATTTCACACGTCCATTAAGAGGGACTTCAGAGAGCCCAGACACCAGCTGGTAGAGGTGATTGGGCAGCTGGAGGAGAACCTTCCAGAGCGGGTGAAGGAGGAGCTCTCTGCCCTCACCTCAGAGGACCAGGGTGGGCTGGGGAACCTTTCGGTTGATGTGAAGAAAGTCCAGACCTTGGGCAGGGAGGCCGTGACCTTGGTGGCGGAAGTCAACCTCTCGCAAACTGTGGATGCCGATCAGTTGGACCTGGAGGAGCTGAGCAAAGATGAAGCCGATGCAATAGAGAAAGCGGTGGAGTCGGTGGTGCGAGATACTTTGGCCAAGCGACACAGCCCAGCGCCAGGAAGCCCGGAGAGGGACCCTGGAGTGGCAGCCCCGGCAGCCGGCTTTGGCTTCAAGCGCTGGGCCACCCAGGAACTGTACAGGGCCTCTGACGAGGACGGCGACACTGGCCTGGCCTCTCGCGGCGCAGAAAGGGTCCCTTCCCACGGCCCAGTATCAGCCACTGTGGAGGTCACCAGCCCGAGGGGCTTTGCGCAGTCACATGTGCTAGAGGACGTAGCCCAGTCTGTAAGACACATTACAATAGGCCCCACTGGGATTTGGAGGACTGAGCGAGTCCCCCCCGAAGCGCCCCCTGCAGGAGAG ATGGATGTGAGCCACACAGAGGCGACCCCCAGCTGGACCCCAGCGGCTACAGCCCTCTCCCCTGCAGGGATGGAAGCGGAAGCTCATAGTGGAGCCTGGAGAGATGCTGGCCGTGGGGGTGACCGGGCAGCCAGTGTGAGCGCTCAGGGCCGGGAGCAGGCTGAGTTCCATAAGACGGTGCAGCTGCAGAGAATGGTAGACCGGAGGTCGGTGGTCTCAGACGAAAAGAAAGTGGCCGTCCTCTATCTAGACAACCAGGGGGAAGACGACGAGGGGCACTGGTTCTGA
- the SYNM gene encoding synemin isoform X1: MLSWRLHTGPEKVELQELNARLYDYVCRVRELERENLLLEEELRGRRGQEGLEAEGQARWAEEARSLRQQLDELSWATALAEGERDALRRELRELGLLAEEARAARRRLDAELSAERRELQEALGARAALEALLGRLQAERRGLDAAREREVRELRARSAGLTLRYSARAARPAAPPQRLQEVRDSYTLLVEESWRETIQLYEDKVRELEETLRRDQESRRQAEEERRLCAEEAEALQRQALELEQLRALLEDELLRMREAYELQAEERQSAIAHLEDEKAALTLAMANRLRDYQDLVQVKTGLSLEVATYRALLEGESNPETLILTERIESLPQEFRNTSYQYTSSVLQRENERNRFLKHKPPSGSFHRSWAQPEPQTAIGTASRRRALGPGYPSLTTSWQENAYEKTANGQASFRAFSPMSRLSRKTEVQVRTFPTRSRPEGTKAGGLARESTLTQESYQGRRDNVVAGASESAWSHERTVILGKKTEAQVTREQERNRPGTVQTKREEKLFDSKEKASEERNLRWEELTKLDKEARMRETQQMRDKAKGKESLKEKRVTEREVPISLEVSRGSTAEGTPKGVQTPLHKDVGGGPGGGVGTRETRFRLDTRDATGSLKGDSVTETIAENIVSSVLKQFTQSPDTEASADSFPDTKVTYVGRKELPGEKKTKTEIVVESKLTEEIDVTDEAGLDYLLSKDARDKVGLKGKSTERMIGDIINIGLKGREGRAKVVNVEITEEPMSYVGSGEAHEFPTPFHVEEADDASPGSKGLVEGEGYGETEVTFSMSQHRKTKLPQESITHVEEVTEAGDSEGEQSYFVSTPDEAPEHDAGRDRDEGSVYGQIHIEEESTIRYSWQDEIVPVSRRRLTRDHGLGEMVVEPPAVPEPSLEGHVGSPHWIEQTSSGEFHAETTVVEKEIKIPHEFHTSIKRDFREPRHQLVEVIGQLEENLPERVKEELSALTSEDQGGLGNLSVDVKKVQTLGREAVTLVAEVNLSQTVDADQLDLEELSKDEADAIEKAVESVVRDTLAKRHSPAPGSPERDPGVAAPAAGFGFKRWATQELYRASDEDGDTGLASRGAERVPSHGPVSATVEVTSPRGFAQSHVLEDVAQSVRHITIGPTGIWRTERVPPEAPPAGEVSGEGGLRQAASSEGASRSVRRFPLDPDQSQVSREIFFQGPVPAAREAGGTEEPRPTELSAVTDRSGSRSTLGSRQFHSQPERSFQGLFSRAAEGDEYFRTEESEGILTSVRHLQLGPREEFSEQIQVTAPLSDTAESGVGGASLHTQEWSGASTSIRHITVGSQRLQTSEQRGLQPEVVSASESSAPGEGSADETWATRSYSVGRTVLVTQKSTFPGSESQSPQEASEGDTSGAEETLGASRSFRHVRLGPTETLSSERVLFHGPVSPVSALAGSTDPPERGEAIDSGTLRRIAPGPKETSFTFQMDVSHTEATPSWTPAATALSPAGMEAEAHSGAWRDAGRGGDRAASVSAQGREQAEFHKTVQLQRMVDRRSVVSDEKKVAVLYLDNQGEDDEGHWF, translated from the exons ATGCTGTCCTGGCGGCTCCACACGGGCCCCGAGAAGGTCGAGCTGCAGGAGCTCAACGCCCGGCTCTACGACTATGTGTGCCGGGTGCGGGAGCTGGAGCGCGAAAACCTGCTCCTGGAAGAGGAGCTGCGCGGCCGGCGCGGGCAGGAGGGACTGGAGGCCGAGGGGCAGGCGCGCTGGGCCGAGGAGGCGCGCAGCTTGCGGCAGCAGCTGGACGAGCTGAGCTGGGCCACGGCGCTGGCCGAGGGAGAGCGCGATGCGCTGAGGCGCGAGCTGCGGGAGCTGGGGCTGCTAGCCGAGGAGGCGcgcgccgcccgccgccgccTGGACGCCGAGCTGAGCGCGGAGCGGCGCGAGCTGCAGGAGGCTCTGGGCGCGCGCGCCGCCCTGGAGGCGCTGCTGGGCCGGCTGCAGGCCGAGCGCCGTGGCCTCGACGCGGCCCGTGAGCGCGAAGTTCGAGAACTTCGCGCGCGCTCCGCCGGCCTGACCCTGCGCTACAGCGCCCGGGCCGCCCGCCCCGCCGCGCCCCCACAGCGCCTGCAGGAGGTGCGCGACAGCTACACGCTGCTGGTGGAGGAGTCGTGGCGGGAGACCATACAGCTGTACGAGGACAAGGTGCGCGAGCTGGAGGAGACACTTCGGCGCGACCAGGAGAGCCGGCGCCAGGCGGAGGAGGAGAGGCGGCTGTGCGCCGAGGAAGCGGAGGCGCTTCAGCGCCAGGCGCTGGAGTTGGAGCAGTTGCGTGCGCTGCTCGAGGACGAGCTGCTGCGGATGCGCGAGGCCTACGAGCTGCAGGCGGAGGAGCGGCAG AGTGCGATTGCCCACCTGGAGGACGAGAAGGCAGCCCTCACCCTGGCCATGGCCAACCGGCTGCGGGACTATCAAGACCTCGTGCAGGTGAAGACTGGCCTCAGCCTGGAGGTGGCAACCTACCG CGCCTTATTGGAAGGAGAAAGTAACCCGGAGACATTGATCTTGACTGAGCGCATCGAGAGCCTGCCACAag AGTTCAGAAACACATCCTACCAGTACACCAGCTCGGTGTTACAGAGGGAAAACGAAAGAAATCGGTTTCTGAAGCACAAGCCACCTTCTGGAAGCTTCCATCGCAGCTGGGCACAGCCCGAGCCGCAGACAGCCATTGGAACCGCTTCCAGAAGACGCGCCCTGGGCCCAGGATATCCTTCCCTTACCACCTCCTGGCAGGAGAACGCCTATGAAAAAACTGCCAACGGTCAAGCCAGCTTCAGAGCTTTCTCTCCAATGTCCAGGCTTTCAAGAAAGACTGAAGTTCAAGTGCGAACATTCCCTACTAGATCGAGACCTGAAGGCACAAAGGCTGGTGGTTTAGCCCGAGAGTCCACCCTCACCCAGGAGTCATACCAAGGACGCAGGGACAATGTGGTGGCAGGTGCTTCTGAAAGCGCCTGGTCCCATGAGAGGACTGTCATTTTGGGAAAGAAAACGGAAGCTCAAGTCACaagggagcaggagagaaacagaccAGGAACCGTCCAAACGAAGCGAGAGGAGAAACTGTTTGATTCTAAGGAGAAGGCTTCAGAGGAGAGAAACCTGCGGTGGGAGGAGCTGACCAAGTTAGATAAAGAAGCAAGAATGAGGGAGACCCAGCAAATGAGGGACAAGGCGAAGGGGAAGGAGTCATTGAAGGAGAAACGTGTGACAGAAAGAGAGGTCCCGATCAGTCTAGAAGTATCCCGGGGCAGCACAGCAGAAGGGACCCCGAAAGGTGTCCAGACTCCCCTACACAAAGACGTGGGTGGTGGTCCAGGCGGAGGGGTGGGCACGAGGGAGACGCGGTTCAGGTTGGACACCAGGGATGCCACAGGCTCTCTGAAAGGCGATTCCGTGACCGAAACCATAGCAGAAAATATCGTGTCCAGTGTCCTGAAGCAGTTCACCCAGTCTCCCGACACGGAAGCATCTGCGGATTCTTTTCCGGACACAAAAGTCACTTACGTGGGCAGGAAAGAGCTTCCTGGGGAAAAGAAAACGAAGACGGAGATCGTGGTGGAGTCAAAACTGACCGAGGAAATCGATGTGACCGATGAAGCTGGCCTGGATTACCTGTTGAGCAAGGACGCGAGGGATAAAGTCGGGCTGAAAGGAAAATCCACCGAGCGGATGATCGGAGACATAATCAACATCGGtctgaaagggagggaggggagggcgaAAGTGGTCAACGTGGAGATCACCGAAGAGCCCATGAGCTATGTAGGCAGTGGGGAGGCCCACGAATTTCCTACCCCATTCCACGTGGAGGAGGCCGATGACGCGTCTCCTGGCTCCAAGGGGCTCGTCGAGGGGGAAGGTTACGGAGAAACAGAGGTCACGTTCTCCATGAGTCAACATAGGAAGACCAAGCTGCCCCAAGAGAGCATAACTCATGTTGAAGAAGTGACAGAGGCAGGTGACTCGGAGGGAGAGCAGAGCTATTTTGTGTCGACCCCTGACGAGGCCCCGGAGCACGACGCCGGGCGTGACAGGGATGAAGGCTCCGTGTACGGGCAGATCCACATCGAAGAAGAATCCACCATCCGGTACTCCTGGCAAGATGAAATTGTGCCGGTGTCTCGGCGAAGACTAACGAGGGACCACGGGTTGGGAGAGATGGTGGTGGAGCCACCAGCTGTCCCAGAACCGTCTCTGGAGGGGCACGTGGGTTCTCCACACTGGATAGAACAAACCAGCAGCGGCGAATTTCATGCTGAAACCACGGTGGTTGAAAAGGAGATTAAGATACCCCATGAATTTCACACGTCCATTAAGAGGGACTTCAGAGAGCCCAGACACCAGCTGGTAGAGGTGATTGGGCAGCTGGAGGAGAACCTTCCAGAGCGGGTGAAGGAGGAGCTCTCTGCCCTCACCTCAGAGGACCAGGGTGGGCTGGGGAACCTTTCGGTTGATGTGAAGAAAGTCCAGACCTTGGGCAGGGAGGCCGTGACCTTGGTGGCGGAAGTCAACCTCTCGCAAACTGTGGATGCCGATCAGTTGGACCTGGAGGAGCTGAGCAAAGATGAAGCCGATGCAATAGAGAAAGCGGTGGAGTCGGTGGTGCGAGATACTTTGGCCAAGCGACACAGCCCAGCGCCAGGAAGCCCGGAGAGGGACCCTGGAGTGGCAGCCCCGGCAGCCGGCTTTGGCTTCAAGCGCTGGGCCACCCAGGAACTGTACAGGGCCTCTGACGAGGACGGCGACACTGGCCTGGCCTCTCGCGGCGCAGAAAGGGTCCCTTCCCACGGCCCAGTATCAGCCACTGTGGAGGTCACCAGCCCGAGGGGCTTTGCGCAGTCACATGTGCTAGAGGACGTAGCCCAGTCTGTAAGACACATTACAATAGGCCCCACTGGGATTTGGAGGACTGAGCGAGTCCCCCCCGAAGCGCCCCCTGCAGGAGAGGTAAGTGGGGAAGGAGGCCTGCGTCAGGCAGCCAGCTCGGAGGGAGCCAGCCGGTCCGTGAGGCGCTTTCCGTTAGATCCTGATCAAAGTCAAGTGTCCAGAGAAATCTTCTTCCAAGGGCCGGTCCCTGCCGCTCGGGAGGCGGGGGGCACCGAAGAGCCCCGCCCCACAGAACTCTCTGCAGTCACTGACAGATCGGGCAGCCGCAGCACATTGGGCTCCAGGCAATTTCACTCGCAACCAGAAAGGAGTTTTCAGGGCCTCTTCTCTCGGGCAGCAGAGGGTGATGAGTATTTTCGAACAGAAGAGTCAGAGGGTATCCTCACCTCTGTAAGGCACCTCCAATTAGGCCCGAGAGAGGAGTTCAGTGAGCAAATCCAGGTCACAGCCCCCCTTTCAGACACTGCGGAGTCGGGTGTCGGAGGGGCTTCCCTGCACACCCAAGAGTGGTCGGGGGCCAGCACGTCCATCAGGCACATCACAGTCGGCTCTCAGAGGCTCCAGACCAGCGAGCAGAGAGGTCTGCAGCCTGAGGTAGTGAGTGCCTCAGAAAGCAGCGCCCCTGGAGAGGGCTCAGCAGATGAGACCTGGGCCACTCGCAGTTACTCGGTGGGTAGGACGGTCCTGGTCACTCAGAAGAGCACCTTCCCAGGATCTGAGTCCCAGTCTCCCCAGGAGGCTAGTGAGGGAGACACGTCAGGGGCAGAAGAGACCCTGGGTGCGAGCAGGTCCTTCAGGCACGTTCGACTAGGTCCCACAGAAACCCTGAGCTCCGAACGTGTTCTCTTCCACGGGCCTGTTTCCCCAGTGTCAGCCCTTGCTGGGTCTACAGACCCCCCTGAGCGGGGTGAGGCCATAGATAGCGGGACGCTAAGGCGCATCGCGCCGGGGCCCAAAGAAACCTCGTTTACCTTTCAGATGGATGTGAGCCACACAGAGGCGACCCCCAGCTGGACCCCAGCGGCTACAGCCCTCTCCCCTGCAGGGATGGAAGCGGAAGCTCATAGTGGAGCCTGGAGAGATGCTGGCCGTGGGGGTGACCGGGCAGCCAGTGTGAGCGCTCAGGGCCGGGAGCAGGCTGAGTTCCATAAGACGGTGCAGCTGCAGAGAATGGTAGACCGGAGGTCGGTGGTCTCAGACGAAAAGAAAGTGGCCGTCCTCTATCTAGACAACCAGGGGGAAGACGACGAGGGGCACTGGTTCTGA